Proteins encoded by one window of Phoenix dactylifera cultivar Barhee BC4 unplaced genomic scaffold, palm_55x_up_171113_PBpolish2nd_filt_p 001194F, whole genome shotgun sequence:
- the LOC120108134 gene encoding tropomyosin beta chain-like codes for MLMHIVQDYRERARGHQRGHEEAEARCQASEAERQALQVRVGAVEDEVRALTAELEEEKGAHTLARSEVRATEARLAEAELALAIREQEVGNARLKTLELEREVKNLKRKAAYHEAREQAQDAVRLFCESEEFRDLLEEEGVNELIQGFKDFRNQLRRLLPDFDLNLLRPGAGVERSEAEAETPEADQGGLAEAAEAVPEVTETASEAVPGAAEAAEEEALIAEPAIPEVAEPEP; via the coding sequence atgctgatgcacaTAGTGCAAGACTACCGGGAGCGGGCCCGGGGGCATCAGCGGGGGCACGAGGAGGCCGAGGCAAGGTgccaggcgtccgaggccgAGCGCCAGGCGCTCCAAGTAAGGGTGGGAGCGGTCGAGGACGAGGTCCGAGCTCTGACTgccgagctcgaagaggagaagggcgcgcacactCTGGCCAGATCCGAAGTGCGCGCCACTGAGGCTCGTCTGGCCGAGGCCGAGCTGGCGCTGGCtatccgcgagcaggaggtggggaacgCCCGCCTTAAAACCTTGGAGCTCGAGCGGGAAGTAAAAAACCTCAAGCGGAAAGCCGCGTatcacgaggctcgggagcaggccCAAGACGCGGTTAGGCTCTTttgcgagtcggaggagttccgtGACCTTCTGGAAGAGGAAGGTGTGAACGAGCTGATCCAAGGCTTCAAAGACTTCCGCAACCAATTGCGGAGGCTCCTTCCTGACTTTGACCTGAACCTGCTCAGACCAggagcaggggtcgaaaggtcggaggcggaggcagaaactccggaGGCCGACCAGGGAGGTCTGGCCGAGGCGGCCGAGGCTGTCCCCGAGGTCACCGAGACGGCCTCCGAGGCTGTTCCTGGTGCTGCCGAGGCTGCCGAGGAAGAGGCTTTGATCGCAGAACCGGCCATTCCTGAAGTCGCCGAGCCGGAGCCttag